One Triticum dicoccoides isolate Atlit2015 ecotype Zavitan chromosome 3B, WEW_v2.0, whole genome shotgun sequence genomic window, CCCTTCCTGTAACGATTTTCCAAACACTTACATGTACTCTCTGTTTCCAAATATATCTCTCTTTAGAGATTTcaacatggactacatatggatgtatatagacgtattttagagtgtcgattcactcattttgctctgtaagtagtccatattagaatctctaaaaagacttgtatgTAGAAACGGAGTACTAGGCTAGCCAACCACATTTTCTTCTGGGAAGGATGCTGTGATAGAGATTACATCTTTGGAACCATACCAACATCAAAGATTACATTTTCCAACCAGCGTACTTTCAAGGGAGAAAGTAGGTGTCTAACCCCATAATCGCGCTTCAAAATTACGGGTCAATGCTAGCAACATGGGATATCAGGTTCAAAACACAAGCTGCTACAACAATCAAACATTGCAGATGATCGCAACAACACAAAGTGTCAACATCTGAATTTGCATGGAAACGAGGCATCGCCTCCAGAAAAACAAATCAAACGGTGACGGTGTTCCTTTTGTTGAATATATTATTCGAGTCAAGTGGAACAAACTTCCTGTTACAACCAAATTTGACCTGATGCAGCAGCCCAGCATAGCTCAGACAGGACATCGACGACAAAATCGATCGATTAGATGAAACGCTGGCCATCTCAGTTCATTATGTCGGGCTTATCATGGTATATGGACTCCAGACATTCTTTGGCCCGGTGGACTTTCGACTGGAGATAGAAGCTTCCGCTCTTGGCGTTCTTCTTAAACATCGTGTCGTACTTCTGCAAAATATTCAGAAGGGGGAAATCTGGGCATCAGTTTGTGTGTCTAAAGCAAATGGATATACATGAGAATATCACAATCATAACTATGAGATGTTGATTCAGCGCAATAAAATGACTGTGTACATGATGTTGGCATTGTTCAATATTCCTGCAATTTAACTTTAGTATTACGCTGAAGCAAACTATCGTATATGTACTCTGATAATCTTAATTTGATGAAACAAACCCATGGAGAGAAAACCTTAGTTCATGTGAATATCATGACAGGTGCTAGCAGATATAAAAGGAGCAGGCTTATATTACCACAATCATAATTATGGGATGACACAGAGCAATAATAAAATGACAGTGTAAATGATGTTGACATTGTTCAACACTCCTGCAATCTAACATCAGCTTTAAGCTGAGGCAAAGTTGTTATGTGCTTTGAAACTCTTAATAATTTCATGAAAACAAACACATGGAGGAAAAACCTTAATTCATGTGAATATCATATGACAGGTGCTATAGTAAGATGTATCAAAAGAGTAGGCTTCTATCATCACACACCTTTACGATCTCTTCCCAACTCGTTTTTTCACTGATACCTAATATTTGCCGGGCTTCTTGCTCGGTCATAGCCTTGCTAGCCCTTCGAATACCATTCACAGCTTCCTGAGCAGCTCCGGTTCTTTGTGCATCTATAAGACAAATCAGGAATTATTAGTTACATCCAGAAAACCACATGTTGCTCAGGCAAATAGTCAGGCAGATGTCTCAATGTATCTAATAAGCAACCAAAGGAAGAACCAATCTCGAAATCAGCTTTATAACCACATCAGAACAGTGTCCTGTGCAGGATATGGTCAATAATACAGCCCATATCCGTGTTCACCAAAATTGCCAATAAGATCCTAAACCTAAACTGCTGAATTGTCATAGGCAAGCAAATAAGGGCCCTGATCTAAAGGCTTGGGATTTGTCTGGAATGCACGAAGCTGACGACAACTGTTGAGAAATTTCACAAGAAACAGTTCCAAACAGGGTCTGATGGAGCAAACACGGGCCGGGGTTTTGATTCATTTAATGAAATGATTATTCATGCTGCTAAATGGATTCCCTGTGCACATCCTTCAATCAGTACTAATTGGTAAGTATACATGACAAGAACAAACACAAGTAAAGTCGAAGGTAACACATGATTACAAAATAGCAACCATTTTTTTATAGTGCAGCATTCCAGATTGCATACTATGTCTAAAACAAATCCCATCACCGCCATTTCACCACCACTCGGTTTCGGACAGCAAGGAACACCACAACATGTTTATAAAAGGGGTAAAAGACGCATCTTTTGGCATCGACGCTGTGAGCCAGATATCCAGTCATCTAGGAAGAGCTGCAAAATTCCTCCCGCTACAGCTATCCTATTCCTACCCAACAACGAGCGGCAGAAAAAATACAGTACCACCGTGGATTTCATTCATTCACATTGTCTGGGGCAAAGGAAGGGAAGCAGGCAACAAGTATTTTTGCAGAGGGGGAGGGGGAGATGGAGAGGGGGCACTCACTGACGATGGCCTGGCGGTAGGCCTGGACCACGGCCCTGCCGACGACGGCGCCGCCCATGACGAGGAGCTGCCCGAGGAGCCGTCCGGCCTGCGGAATCACCCATCAGCAGCGGAGAGAATCAGCCACGCCGACGCGGTTAGGGACCAAATCGAGAGAAGGATCGAAAGTCCAGCGAGCGCACGTACCATCTCGCCCTGGTTCCGCTCCTCCCCtcctctccggcggcggcggaaacCCTAGGCGGGCGGGCGCGGTTCTCGCGGGAGACGCGGGGCCCGTGAGGGGGCGGGGGCCGCGAGGGTGAGCCTGCTGGGTGGAGAGAGGGGCTTGacgccggcggcggcggtgacggcggcggcggcgaatcgCTCGCTGGCTGGCCGGTGGCGGAGACGG contains:
- the LOC119278809 gene encoding mitochondrial import inner membrane translocase subunit PAM16 like 2-like, producing the protein MAGRLLGQLLVMGGAVVGRAVVQAYRQAIVNAQRTGAAQEAVNGIRRASKAMTEQEARQILGISEKTSWEEIVKKYDTMFKKNAKSGSFYLQSKVHRAKECLESIYHDKPDIMN